Genomic DNA from Bacillota bacterium:
ATCTACACCGTCGGCGCCTACGGCATGCCCACCCGTTTTTCGCACTGGAGCTTCGGCAAGGCTTTTCACCGCATGAAGACCGAGTACGACTACAACTTGAGCCGCATCTACGAGCTGGTGGTCAACTCGGATCCCTGCTACGCCTTCCTGCTGGACGGAAACACGCTGCTGCAGAACAAGCTGGTCATCGCCCACGTGCTCGCCCACAGCGACTTCTTCAAGCACAACTACCGGTTCGCCGGCACCTCGCACTTCATGATGGAGAACATGGCGGCCCACGCCGAACGCCTGGCCCGGTACGAGTTCCGCTACGGCAAGCAGGCGGTGGAACAGTTGCTGGACGCAGCACTGGCGCTGGCCGAACAGGTGGACCCTCACCCCGTCGGGCCGCCAGCCCTGCCGGAGGACAACGAGGAGGAGCCGGACGGCGCAGGCGACGGGAGGCGTTCCAGGCCGTCAACACCTTACGACGACCTGTGGGCGCTCGACGAGCGGCTCGCCCTGCAACAGCCGGACCCGCCCGCGTCCGCACACAGAAGGCGCGACGCGCCGGGACCGGGCCGGCGGGTGGGCTTCGCGCCTCGAAGCGGCTCAGGTGAAAGCGGCCCGCCGTCCCGGTCGGGCGGCCAGGCAGCACGCCGGCGGGCCCGCCGGTGGCCCGTGCGGCCGGAGAAGGACGTTTTACGCTTCATCATGGAGCATTCGGAGTACCTGGAGACCTGGCAGCGGGACGTTCTCGCCATGGTGAGGGAGGAGGCCCTCTACTTCTGGCCGCAGATCGAGACCAGGATCATGAACGAGGGATGGGCCACGTTCTGGCACGCCAGGCTGATGAGGGACGAGGAGTTGAGCGAGGCCGACGCGCTGGAGTTCGCTCGCATGCACGCGGGGGTGATCCAGCCGCAGCGGCTGCACATGAACCCCTACCTGCTCGGACTCAAGATCTTCGAGAGCATCGAGCGTCGCTGGAACGAACCCGACGAAGAGGACCGGCGGAGGCTGGATCTTCCAGGCGGGCAGGGGCGAGAGAAAATCTTCGAGGTGCGGGAACTGGAAAGCGACGTGGGCTTCGTCCGAAACTACCTCACCCGCGCCATCGTCGAGGAACTCAAGCTCTTCACCTTCGTACGGCGGGGCGAGGAGTGGCAGGTGGAGAGCACCGGGTGGGAGGACGTGCGGGAGGCTCTGGCCTCCAGGCTCGCCAACGGCGGGATTCCGTCCATCGTGGTGGAGGACGGCGACTACCGGGGAAGCGGTGAACTGCTCCTGCGCCACCAGTATGACGGCCAGGAGCTCGACCTGGACCACCTGGAGAAGACGCTTCCGTACGTCTACCAGCTCTGGGGGCGACCCGCCCACCTCCTGACGGTGGTGGAAGGCAAGGAGACCCTGTTCAGCTACGACGGGGAACACCACCGGAGCACGGTCGACTGACCGTCGACGGCGCGCGGTTCAGCCCCCTAAGTCCCTAAACGCAGGAATTTCTTGAAACGCTCTGGAAATTGCTAACCGTGCCGCCCGGGTACTTAGGGGTTGGGGAGGCAGAGACGGAAGTCTCTGCGGGGTCCGGCGCGCGCCCGCTGTCAATCCCCGCCCCGGCCCGCAGGCGAAGCGAGGCCCTGAGAGGCACAGGAGGTGGGGGCCCTGTGAGAACCGGTGCGAAACCCGGGAAGAAGGGGCGCCGAAAGGCGTCGGACGACCCGACCCTTACGCCGCTTCAGCGCTACATCCTGGCTTATCTCGAGGACGTCAACGCATCCTACGCACAGCCCGTGCGGTCGGTAGAACTCGCCAGGCAGTTCAACATCACCGACTCCTACGCCCGGGGGCAGGCCCGGGCTCTGGTGCTGAAGGGGCTGGTGGCCGTTCGGGGCGGACCGAAGGGCGGGTACTACCTGGTTGGCAACCCGACGCCCCAGCACTTACCCCGCGAAGACGAGCGCCCGGGGCGCGCCAACGCCTTGGGCTTACTGTGAGGGCCGCAGTTCGCCGAGTTCGGCTTCCAGCTCCGCGAGCTGCCGGCTCAGGGCCTGGATCTCCTGGCGCGCGGTCTGGACCACGAACTGGAGCCGGCGATGCTCCTCTTCGGACGAGTGTTCGAGCAGCGGCCGGGCCGTCCGGTAGACGTCCAGG
This window encodes:
- a CDS encoding SpoVR family protein, with the translated sequence MTDRELLELEKWTQRIIKKARAEGLDFYEMRFEVAPADVIYTVGAYGMPTRFSHWSFGKAFHRMKTEYDYNLSRIYELVVNSDPCYAFLLDGNTLLQNKLVIAHVLAHSDFFKHNYRFAGTSHFMMENMAAHAERLARYEFRYGKQAVEQLLDAALALAEQVDPHPVGPPALPEDNEEEPDGAGDGRRSRPSTPYDDLWALDERLALQQPDPPASAHRRRDAPGPGRRVGFAPRSGSGESGPPSRSGGQAARRRARRWPVRPEKDVLRFIMEHSEYLETWQRDVLAMVREEALYFWPQIETRIMNEGWATFWHARLMRDEELSEADALEFARMHAGVIQPQRLHMNPYLLGLKIFESIERRWNEPDEEDRRRLDLPGGQGREKIFEVRELESDVGFVRNYLTRAIVEELKLFTFVRRGEEWQVESTGWEDVREALASRLANGGIPSIVVEDGDYRGSGELLLRHQYDGQELDLDHLEKTLPYVYQLWGRPAHLLTVVEGKETLFSYDGEHHRSTVD
- a CDS encoding Rrf2 family transcriptional regulator translates to MRTGAKPGKKGRRKASDDPTLTPLQRYILAYLEDVNASYAQPVRSVELARQFNITDSYARGQARALVLKGLVAVRGGPKGGYYLVGNPTPQHLPREDERPGRANALGLL